In a single window of the Candidatus Binatia bacterium genome:
- a CDS encoding type II toxin-antitoxin system HicB family antitoxin, producing MPRSAADRGPFGLRFRIEIEETEDPRFFGVTVPDIVGCTTTGRSVEHAIRQAREAIDLHLQYLTEEGLPLPQPSRPIEIRILARRVGAAA from the coding sequence ATGCCCCGATCCGCCGCTGATCGGGGGCCGTTCGGGCTGCGATTCCGCATCGAGATCGAGGAGACCGAGGATCCGCGATTCTTCGGTGTGACCGTTCCCGACATTGTCGGTTGTACGACTACGGGTAGATCAGTCGAGCACGCCATCCGCCAGGCGCGCGAGGCGATCGACCTCCATCTCCAGTACCTGACGGAAGAGGGCCTGCCCTTGCCGCAGCCGAGCCGGCCGATCGAGATTCGGATCCTGGCGCGGCGCGTCGGTGCGGCGGCCTGA
- a CDS encoding type II toxin-antitoxin system HicA family toxin yields the protein MTFAELVRLLEKDGFELRRENGSKRFYGKPGFPALIQVDFHGKKEVPRGTLAKILKDAPIRR from the coding sequence ATGACTTTCGCCGAGCTGGTTCGGCTGCTCGAGAAAGACGGGTTCGAGCTGCGGCGAGAGAACGGGAGCAAGCGATTCTATGGCAAGCCAGGTTTCCCGGCGCTCATCCAGGTCGACTTCCACGGTAAGAAAGAAGTCCCGCGCGGGACGCTCGCCAAGATCCTCAAAGATGCCCCGATCCGCCGCTGA